The bacterium genome window below encodes:
- a CDS encoding chemotaxis protein CheA: MNTSDYKELFLSEAREYLSNLNNSLVQLEKDPAQGEPIKEVFRSAHTLKGMAATMGYEPMVRLTHEMESVLDPIRSGKEELSTRLMDALFLCLDQLEKWVDALSRQDFIEEESLEEAMKVLRRGASEGEPGRAESAAPLPAFQFSAEETEILSQAKRNGFSILQVAVQLVPECQFKEVRAFMVLKAINGLGEIVHSEPSPEEIEKGLFKDRFLLVVVTDCSAERIRDGLTGIGEVASVRIDEFKMGPTGKKEPATEPGHASPLAAENGKGDVEERSSLLPTVRVHTTKLDKLMALVQELVISKIRFEQIASTQSLKELDGPLSQLHHVTDELQDEIMKVRLMPVKQIFDRFPRMVRDLAKGLGKQVDLEMDGGEVELDRTVLEEMSEPLVHLLRNAVDHGIEVPDFRVQEGKEPMGTIRLQARRERAYVVITISDDGRGIDPDQVRQKSVAKGLLTPEDAARLTDEESIRLIALPGFSTLDNATRISGRGVGVDVAKTKVEALGGTLRIQSKKSVGTSFILRFPLTLAIIKALMVRCAGEVFAVPVTNIIETLDVPLSDKKDIQQRQALILREDVVPYYPLAELLEMEGDPGDDPSGLETVLIAEVGDSRVGLKVDEVIGQQEIAIKPMDPLLKGIRGFSGATILGNGKIALILDVNGLVEDFKDKRFQVDHSDVEKDLTHAPQS; encoded by the coding sequence ATGAACACGTCGGATTACAAGGAACTGTTCCTTTCGGAGGCCAGGGAATACCTGTCGAACCTCAACAATTCCCTGGTCCAACTGGAGAAGGATCCGGCCCAGGGTGAACCGATCAAGGAGGTCTTTCGGTCCGCCCACACACTCAAGGGCATGGCGGCGACCATGGGATACGAACCCATGGTCCGATTGACCCATGAGATGGAATCGGTCCTGGATCCGATCCGTTCCGGGAAGGAAGAGTTGAGCACCCGGCTCATGGATGCCCTTTTCCTCTGCCTGGATCAACTGGAAAAATGGGTGGATGCACTTTCCAGGCAGGATTTCATCGAGGAGGAGTCCCTGGAAGAGGCCATGAAAGTGCTTCGCCGGGGCGCTTCTGAAGGGGAGCCGGGACGCGCCGAGTCGGCCGCACCGTTGCCCGCCTTCCAGTTCTCGGCGGAAGAAACGGAGATCCTTTCGCAAGCCAAGAGGAACGGCTTTTCCATCTTGCAGGTGGCCGTCCAGCTGGTTCCGGAGTGTCAATTCAAGGAAGTCCGGGCCTTCATGGTCCTCAAAGCCATCAACGGCCTTGGGGAGATCGTCCATAGCGAACCTTCCCCCGAGGAGATCGAGAAAGGGCTTTTCAAGGACCGGTTCCTCCTGGTGGTCGTGACCGATTGCTCCGCCGAAAGGATCCGCGATGGCCTGACGGGCATCGGGGAAGTCGCTTCGGTCCGTATCGATGAATTCAAGATGGGGCCGACGGGAAAAAAAGAGCCAGCGACGGAACCGGGACACGCGTCCCCCTTGGCGGCGGAGAACGGAAAAGGCGATGTCGAGGAACGGTCCTCCTTGCTCCCGACGGTCCGCGTCCACACCACCAAACTGGATAAATTGATGGCACTGGTCCAGGAACTGGTCATTTCGAAGATCCGTTTCGAACAGATCGCATCGACCCAATCCTTGAAGGAATTGGACGGACCTCTCTCCCAACTCCATCACGTGACCGATGAGCTCCAGGACGAGATCATGAAGGTTCGTCTCATGCCGGTGAAACAGATATTCGACCGATTCCCGCGGATGGTCCGGGACCTGGCCAAAGGACTTGGAAAACAAGTCGATCTTGAGATGGACGGTGGGGAGGTCGAACTGGACAGGACGGTGCTCGAGGAAATGAGCGAACCTTTGGTCCATCTTCTCCGTAACGCCGTCGATCATGGCATCGAGGTCCCCGACTTCCGTGTCCAGGAAGGCAAAGAACCCATGGGGACCATCCGGCTCCAGGCACGTCGGGAAAGGGCTTATGTGGTCATCACCATTTCGGACGATGGAAGGGGCATCGATCCGGACCAAGTACGCCAAAAATCGGTAGCCAAGGGCCTGCTGACCCCAGAGGATGCGGCCCGCCTGACCGATGAAGAATCCATCCGGTTGATCGCCTTGCCGGGTTTTTCGACCCTGGACAACGCGACGCGCATTTCGGGGCGTGGGGTCGGAGTGGATGTGGCCAAGACCAAAGTGGAGGCCCTGGGAGGGACCCTGCGGATCCAAAGCAAGAAAAGTGTGGGGACCAGCTTTATCCTCCGGTTTCCGCTGACCTTGGCCATCATCAAGGCCCTGATGGTCCGCTGTGCCGGGGAGGTGTTCGCCGTTCCTGTCACCAACATCATCGAAACCCTGGATGTCCCATTGTCGGATAAGAAGGATATCCAGCAGCGACAGGCCCTGATCCTGCGGGAGGACGTGGTGCCCTACTATCCCTTGGCGGAACTCCTGGAAATGGAGGGAGACCCCGGGGACGACCCTTCGGGGCTGGAAACGGTCCTCATCGCCGAGGTCGGGGATTCCCGAGTGGGGTTGAAAGTGGACGAGGTGATCGGCCAGCAGGAGATCGCCATTAAGCCCATGGACCCGCTTTTGAAGGGGATCCGGGGTTTTTCGGGGGCCACGATCCTGGGGAATGGTAAGATAGCCCTGATCCTGGATGTGAACGGCTTGGTCGAGGATTTCAAAGATAAGCGCTTTCAGGTCGACCATAGTGACGTGGAAAAGGACCTTACCCATGCTCCCCAATCTTGA
- a CDS encoding chemotaxis protein CheC, producing the protein MLPNLDEMTPTQVDAIKEVGNIGAGHGATALSQLLGKRISITVPKANIIPLSEISQVMGDPNTLVAGLILSILGDATGKIILLFPRDSALHLADMLLKQPLGTSKILSEMGHSAIKEAGNILTGAYLSALNEFLGMLLLISVPTLVFDMAGALLSTVTQGLDKDSKVILIETRFLDDQQEIAGYFVLAPDNVSLRAIFQAIKVK; encoded by the coding sequence ATGCTCCCCAATCTTGATGAGATGACACCGACCCAGGTCGATGCCATCAAAGAGGTGGGCAATATCGGCGCCGGTCATGGCGCGACGGCCCTGTCCCAACTGCTGGGAAAACGGATCTCCATCACGGTCCCGAAGGCGAACATCATCCCCCTTTCGGAGATCTCCCAGGTGATGGGGGATCCGAACACGCTGGTGGCGGGTTTGATCCTTTCCATCCTGGGCGATGCCACGGGGAAGATCATCCTCTTGTTCCCGCGGGATTCGGCCCTTCATTTGGCCGACATGCTCTTGAAACAGCCCCTGGGAACCAGCAAGATCCTGTCGGAGATGGGCCATTCCGCCATCAAGGAGGCAGGGAACATCTTGACCGGCGCTTACTTGAGCGCCTTGAACGAATTCCTGGGAATGCTCCTGTTGATCTCCGTGCCGACACTTGTTTTCGACATGGCGGGTGCCCTTCTTTCCACGGTGACCCAGGGCCTGGATAAGGATTCGAAGGTGATCCTCATCGAAACGCGCTTCTTGGATGATCAGCAGGAGATCGCGGGCTATTTCGTATTGGCCCCCGATAACGTTTCCTTGCGGGCCATCTTCCAGGCGATCAAGGTCAAATAG
- a CDS encoding diguanylate cyclase, with protein sequence MNSLTDLLGTLHKHCGQDPVTPDALKACCTEINGHFGFDSVFLARAGAPEETLSPLVLEGKEEVMETCLYRLGVEERIALAKTPIKTYQDMTGKPVFNKAGSLRIQKPNSGIFQVLYHPGKIYLLFGCAHQNSQKYENEVLTQLGEIWASWNVFLLEALERFDHPKATPLPPPAPPPVLEPTQGTPEAEPAAPHTNDGRRPLVLVDEETRLFNREYFSECLGIEVERAKRYSRNLSLMFLSVSPVPGKGPEAAERKTATQITEILSKSLRRVDIICRIEKDKYGLILPDTANNTYGIIAKRVFKHFKQVMGDAPPIFLNISACTFPKHAADHIGLLDNAEKLLAQAKDVGPNKAVLPE encoded by the coding sequence ATGAACAGCCTGACCGATCTGCTGGGGACACTCCACAAACACTGTGGGCAGGATCCGGTCACCCCCGACGCCCTCAAGGCCTGTTGCACCGAGATCAACGGCCATTTCGGTTTCGACAGCGTCTTCCTGGCCCGGGCTGGAGCGCCGGAAGAGACCCTTTCCCCCTTGGTCCTGGAGGGAAAGGAAGAGGTCATGGAGACCTGTCTTTACCGGCTTGGCGTTGAAGAGAGGATCGCGCTCGCCAAGACCCCCATCAAGACCTACCAGGACATGACCGGAAAGCCGGTCTTCAATAAAGCCGGATCCCTGCGGATCCAAAAACCCAACAGCGGCATTTTTCAGGTCCTTTACCACCCGGGAAAGATCTATCTGCTTTTCGGTTGTGCGCATCAGAATTCCCAAAAATACGAGAACGAGGTCTTGACCCAGTTGGGTGAGATCTGGGCTAGTTGGAACGTATTCCTCTTGGAAGCCTTGGAACGGTTCGACCATCCCAAGGCAACGCCACTGCCTCCGCCGGCTCCCCCGCCGGTCCTGGAGCCGACCCAGGGGACCCCCGAGGCGGAACCGGCCGCGCCCCACACGAACGACGGCCGGAGACCCCTGGTCTTAGTGGATGAAGAGACCCGTTTGTTCAACCGTGAATATTTTTCGGAGTGCCTTGGTATCGAGGTGGAGAGGGCCAAGCGCTATTCCCGCAACCTGAGCCTCATGTTCTTGAGTGTTTCTCCCGTTCCCGGAAAAGGGCCAGAAGCCGCAGAAAGGAAAACGGCCACCCAGATCACCGAGATCCTGTCCAAGAGCCTGAGGCGGGTCGATATCATCTGCCGGATCGAAAAGGACAAATACGGGCTGATCCTTCCCGATACGGCCAACAATACCTACGGCATCATCGCCAAACGGGTCTTCAAGCATTTCAAGCAGGTCATGGGGGATGCTCCCCCCATTTTCCTGAACATCAGCGCCTGCACCTTTCCCAAGCATGCGGCCGACCATATCGGCCTATTGGACAACGCCG